The following proteins come from a genomic window of Miscanthus floridulus cultivar M001 chromosome 2, ASM1932011v1, whole genome shotgun sequence:
- the LOC136517948 gene encoding UDP-glycosyltransferase 83A1-like: MAASPHWPRVMMLPFAAQGHVMPLMELSHRLVEHGFEVVFVNTDFNHARILTALEGATPAAGGIDMISFPDGMGPDGDRTDIGKVLDGLPAAMLGGLEETIRSRDIRWVVAGVSMSFVLELVRKVGVRVALFSTFSAAAFALRMHLPKMLEDGIIDETGNVKRNERIQLNPKMPAIDASKLPWTSLGKSPMSRRAMIQSSITTNPTLALADTIICNTFQEIESVALAHLPIPAVAIGPLEEPKSAAAGHFWPQDETCLRWLDAQAPGSVVYVAFGSFTVFDAEQLQELADGLELTGRPFLWGVRPNFADGVGEGWLEGFRRRVFGKGLVVSWAPQQRVLSHPSVACFVTHCGWNSTMEAVRHGVPLLCWPYFADQFLNQSYICNLWGVGLKVCADGRDIVTKEEIRDKVERLLGDEGIKARTLSLKSAACASVADGGSSHQDLIKLVNLLREN; the protein is encoded by the exons ATGGCGGCGTCTCCTCATTGGCCTCGTGTAATGATGCTGCCGTTCGCCGCGCAGGGCCATGTCATGCCCCTCATGGAGCTCTCCCACAGGCTCGTCGAGCACGGCTTCGAGGTCGTCTTCGTGAACACGGACTTCAACCATGCCCGCATCCTCACGGCCCTGGAAGGAGCGACCCCTGCCGCCGGCGGGATCGACATGATCTCCTTCCCGGACGGCATGGGCCCCGACGGCGACCGCACCGACATCGGCAAGGTGCTCGACGGCTTGCCGGCGGCGATGCTCGGCGGCCTCGAGGAGACGATCAGGTCGAGGGACATCAGGTGGGTGGTGGCCGGCGTGTCCATGAGCTTCGTGCTGGAGCTAGTCCGCAAGGTGGGCGTGCGTGTCGCCTTGTTCTCCACTTTCTCCGCCGCCGCCTTCGCGCTGAGGATGCACCTTCCCAAGATGCTTGAGGATGGCATCATCGACGAGACGG GGAATGTGAAAAGGAACGAGAGGATCCAGCTAAACCCCAAGATGCCAGCCATCGACGCCTCCAAGCTTCCGTGGACCAGCCTTGGCAAGAGCCCTATGTCACGGAGAGCCATGATCCAGAGCAGCATCACGACCAACCCGACACTAGCGCTCGCCGACACTATCATCTGCAACACTTTCCAGGAGATCGAGTCCGTGGCGCTGGCCCACCTCCCCATACCGGCGGTAGCCATCGGCCCGCTGGAGGAGCCCAAGTCGGCGGCGGCCGGCCATTTCTGGCCCCAAGACGAGACCTGCCTCCGCTGGCTCGACGCGCAGGCTCCCGGCTCAGTCGTCTACGTGGCGTTCGGGAGCTTCACGGTGTTCGACGCGGAACAGCTCCAGGAGCTGGCCGACGGCCTGGAGCTCACCGGGCGGCCGTTCCTGTGGGGGGTCCGGCCGAACTTCGCCGACGGTGTCGGCGAGGGCTGGCTGGAAGGGTTCCGGCGCCGCGTCTTCGGCAAAGGGCTCGTCGTCAGCTGGGCTCCCCAGCAGCGCGTGCTCTCGCACCCCTCGGTGGCGTGCTTCGTGACGCACTGCGGGTGGAACTCGACCATGGAAGCGGTGCGGCACGGCGTCCCGTTGCTCTGCTGGCCCTACTTCGCCGACCAGTTCTTGAACCAAAGCTACATCTGCAACCTGTGGGGCGTTGGGTTGAAGGTCTGCGCCGACGGGAGGGACATTGTCACCAAGGAGGAGATCAGGGACAAGGTGGAGCGGCTGCTTGGGGACGAGGGGATCAAGGCGAGGACGCTGTCGTTGAAGAGCGCGGCGTGCGCCAGCGTCGCGGATGGAGGGTCCTCGCATCAGGATTTGATCAAGTTAGTGAATCTGCTAAGAGAAAATTAG
- the LOC136517923 gene encoding UDP-glycosyltransferase 83A1-like — MAMAAAPPPPRPRVMVLPFPAQGHIMPLMELSHRLVDHGFEVDFVNTDFNHARILTALAAGGETGAAVHAGIHLVSLPDGMGPDGDRADIVRLAQGLPAAMLGRLEELVRAQKTRWVVADVSMSWVLDLAGTVGVRVALFSTFSATTFAVRMRIPKLVEDGIIDENANVKRNERIKLSPNTPAIDAVDIPWVRLRSPMIKGMIKTNQMFALADTIVCNTFHAIESEALALLPKVALAIGPLEGPTSNSASQLWPEDPACLTWLDAQAPGSVVYVAFGSFTVFDTARLQELANGLALTGRPFLWVVRPNFANGVDEGWLDQFRRRVGDKGLVVGWAPQQRVLSHPSVACFISHCGWNSTMEGVSHGVPFLCWPYFADQFMNQNYICDVWGTGLRIDADERGIFTKEEIRDKVDQLLGDDGIRARALSLKRAACESITDGGSSHQDLLKFVNLLREQ; from the exons atggccatggccgcggctcctcctcctccccggccTCGTGTCATGGTGCTGCCCTTCCCTGCCCAGGGTCATATCATGCCGCTCATGGAGCTGTCCCACCGCCTCGTCGACCACGGCTTCGAGGTCGACTTCGTGAACACGGACTTCAACCACGCCCGCATCCTCACGGCCTTGGCGGCAGGAGGAGAGACCGGGGCAGCTGTCCACGCCGGGATCCACTTGGTCTCTTTACCGGACGGCATGGGCCCCGACGGCGACCGCGCAGACATCGTTCGGCTGGCTCAGGGCTTGCCGGCGGCGATGCTCGGCCGCCTTGAAGAGCTGGTCCGAGCTCAGAAGACTCGGTGGGTGGTGGCTGATGTCTCCATGAGCTGGGTGCTGGACCTGGCCGGAACGGTGGGCGTGCGCGTCGCCTTGTTCTCGACCTTCTCGGCCACCACCTTCGCGGTAAGGATGCGTATTCCCAAGTTGGTAGAGGATGGCATCATTGACGAAAATG CAAATGTGAAGAGGAATGAAAGGATCAAGCTGAGCCCCAACACGCCAGCCATCGACGCCGTCGACATCCCCTGGGTTAGGCTTCGAAGCCCCATGATAAAGGGCATGATCAAGACCAACCAAATGTTCGCGCTCGCTGACACCATTGTCTGCAACACGTTCCATGCCATCGAGTCCGAGGCGCTGGCACTCCTCCCCAAGGTGGCACTAGCCATCGGCCCCCTCGAGGGGCCGACGTCGAACTCAGCCAGCCAGCTCTGGCCCGAAGACCCGGCCTGCCTCACCTGGCTCGACGCCCAGGCACCCGGATCAGTAGTCTATGTGGCATTCGGGAGCTTTACAGTCTTCGACACTGCAAGGCTCCAGGAGCTCGCCAACGGGCTGGCGCTCACCGGACGCCCGTTTCTGTGGGTGGTCCGGCCAAACTTTGCCAACGGCGTCGATGAAGGCTGGCTGGACCAGTTCAGACGCCGCGTCGGAGACAAGGGCCTAGTCGTCGGCTGGGCTCCCCAGCAGCGCGTGCTCTCGCACCCTTCTGTTGCATGCTTCATCTCGCACTGCGGATGGAACTCCACCATGGAAGGGGTGAGTCACGGCGTCCCGTTCCTGTGTTGGCCATACTTTGCCGACCAGTTCATGAACCAGAACTACATCTGCGACGTGTGGGGCACGGGCTTGAGGATTGACGCCGATGAGCGGGGCATCTTCACCAAGGAGGAGATCAGGGACAAGgtcgaccagctgctcggtgaTGATGGGATCAGAGCGAGGGCACTGTCTTTGAAGAGAGCAGCGTGCGAGAGCATCACAGATGGAGGGTCCTCGCATCAGGATCTGCTCAAGTTTGTAAACCTGCTGAGAGAACAATAA